The Amycolatopsis sp. NBC_01480 genome segment GACGCTGAGCACGCTGTCCGGCGGCCAGCGCCGCCGCGTGGAGCTGGCGCGCATCCTGTTCGCCGCGGCCGAGGCGGGCGCGGGCGGCAAGTCCGAGACGATCCTGCTGCTCGACGAGCCCACCAACCACCTCGACGCCGATTCGATCACCTGGCTGCGCGGCTTCCTCAAGCAGCACGACGGCGGGCTCGTGGTGATCAGCCACGACGTGGAGCTGCTCGGCGACGTGGTCAACAAGGTCTGGTTCCTCGACGCGACGCGCGGCGAGCTGGACCTGTACAACATGAGCTGGCAGCGCTACCTCGACGCGCGCGCCACGGACGAGAAGCGCCGCCGCCGTGAGCGCGCGAACGCCGAGAAGAAGGCGTCCGCGTTGCAGCAGCAGGCCGCGAAGCTCGGCGCGAAGGCGACGAAGGCGGTGGCGGCCAAGAACATGGCGCGCCGCGCGGAGCAGATGCTGTCCGCTCTGGACGAGACCCGGCACGCCGACAAGGTCGCCCGGATCAAGTTCCCGGAGCCGGCGCCCTGCGGCCGCACGCCGCTGATGGCCGAGGGGCTGTCGAAGTCCTACGGCTCGCTCGAGATCTTCACCGGCGTCGACCTCGCCGTGGACCGGGGTTCGAAGGTCGTCGTACTCGGATTGAACGGTGCCGGAAAGACGACATTGCTCCGGTTGCTCGGCGGAATGGAAACTCCGGACACCGGATCCTTGGTCCCGGGTCACGGAATGCGTTTGGGCTATTACGCACAGGAACACGAAACGCTTGACCATGAAGCGAGCGTGTGGGAAAACATCCGACACCTGGCCCCGGACACCGGTGCCCAGGAGTTGCGTAACCTGCTCGGCTCGTTCCTGTTCACCGGCGAACAACTCGACCAGCCGGCCGGCACCCTTTCCGGCGGCGAGAAGACCCGCCTCGCGCTGGCCGGACTGGTCTCCAGCGCCGCCAACGTGCTGCTGCTCGACGAGCCCACGAACAACCTGGACCCGGCCAGCCGCGCGCAGGTCCTGGACGCGCTGCGCAGCTTCGCGGGCGCGGTCGTGCTGGTCACCCACGACCCGGGCGCGGTCGAGGCGCTCGAGCCCGAGCGCGTCATCCTGCTGCCCGACGGCACCGAGGACCATTGGTCCGCGGATTATCTGGAACTTGTCCAGCTAGCGTGACCCAGATGCGGCCATTCGGGTGCTTGCCAACCGGCGCGAAGCACTGAAATGGCCCAATGTGATCGCAGTTTCGACTGTTTTACGTCTGTCGTCTGGCATTCCGGCGCTCAGTGTTCGATCATTGCCCCGGCAGGGGCCCAATGTGGCCCAGAACACCACTCGGCGGGAAGGCGATCGACGTGGCTGATCTCAAGAAAGGCGCGCGGATCACCGGCAACACGCGCGACAAGCTGGCCGCTGACCTGAAGAAGAAATACGAGAAGGGCTCGAGCATCCGGGCCCTCGCGGAGTCCACGGGACGGTCCTACGGGTTCGTCCACCGGGTCCTCTCGGAGTCCGGAGTCCAGCTGCGGGGGCGCGGCGGGGCGACTCGGGTCAAGAAGAAGTAGTGGTACCAGGGCTGCTGCGCGGGGGGCGCAGTCCCGGTTCGGCGGCTCGGAACGTGAGCGCGGCTCCGAGCAGCACCAGTGGATAGACCAGGTAGCCGTAGCGGGTTGCCGGGGTGAGCAGGATCAAGGCGCCGAGACCGACGGCGATCCGCACCAGCACCGCGGATCCGGTCGCGGGGGGCCGGCGCCCCAGCCACACCAGCATGGCCACCGCTGCCGCGCCGACCAGCACCAGCGAAACCACGTTGCCCACGGGGCCGGTTTCCGCGATCAGGTGGCCCGGCAACGGGCTCGCCGCGGGGGAGTGCACCACGCCCATCCCGAGCGGGAACCGGATCACGTGTTCCAGGAAGGCCTTCGGACCGGCCAGGTAGACCGGCAGGTGCAGCACCACCGTCGTGGTGACCAAAGTGGTCACGAAACGGAGAAGTTTCGTGCGCCCCAAGCTCTTTTCGCCGCGCCCGCGGTAGTAGCAGTACACCGCGAGCACCGCCGCGGCCGGTGCCACGATGAGTTTCGCGCTGATCACCAGCGCCAGCACCAGTCCCGACCAGCCGGCCCGGCCGGTCGCGGCGAGTGCGCACGCGAGCACCAGCAGTCCCACGATGGCCAGATCCGGCCCGGCGACCGACCACGTCAGCGCGGTCAGCGGGCAGGCGAGCGCCAGCTGCGCCGCGAAAACCGGAATCCTGGGCCAGTTCAGCATTCGTAGCGAGGCGATCACGCACAGGCACACGGCGAGCGCGAAGTACCAGCGGGCGTCGGTGAGCGCGTTGGTCACCGGGTTGCCGCCGAAAAGCGCGCGCGGCAGGCCGAAGACGGTCATCACCGGGCCGTAGGGCGTGTAGTCGTTGACCTCCGGCGGACGGCCGAGCGCGGTCACGTCGACGTACGGGGTGCCGTGCTGCAGCAGCAGGCGCGCGCTGCGCTCGATCACCCACACCTCGGGCTGGGCCGCCCAGGATCCGGGGGTGACCAGCCAGTCCACTCCGGTCAGCCGGCGAATCACCAGTACCGCCAGCGGGATGATCATTGCCAACAGCCCGACGGACGCGATGGCAAGCCAGCGCGAGCCCAGCCGTCCCCGCGGCTCGCGGCCGGCTCGGGCGGAGACCAGCAGCCAGGCGCTGTGCGCGGCGGCTAGCCCGTAGCCGGCGCTGGCGAACGCGCCCCAGATCCGGTAGCCGTAGAACTCCGAGGCGAACGCGCTGGCGAACGCGAACACGAAGCAGCCGAAGTAGAACAGCAGGTCCCAGCCGAGCAGCCGGATCGCGCGGGCTTCGGGCGCGCGGCCCGGTGCCATGAGCAGCTGCACCCTGCGTCCCCCTCGCCTCGGCGTATCGTGCCCCCGTCGCGTCAGGTTACCGAGGGCCCGCGGCGGGTGAGCGGCCGCCCGTTTGCCGCGGTCCGCACCGGATCGGGAAGAACTTCGGGTCTGCCGGTGTTGTGCGCTTCATATCCGCGAAAAAGCTCAAGTAACGTAGAAGTTTTAGCCGGGCCGCACCACCGGCCCGGACGGTGGGATGGGGGACCTTCATGGACAACACCTGGGCGCTGATGAGCTCGGCGATGCGCTCGGCGGACACACCGAGGGCGCTGACCAAGGGCACGGTCAAGCGCGTCGCCCGCTTCGCCCGGCCGCACTGGGTGCGGCTGCTGGTCTTCCTGGTGCTGACGGTCGTCTCGGCCGTGCTCGCGGTGACCACGCCGGTGCTGGCGGGCAAGGTGGTCGACTCGATCGTCGGCGGCCACGACCTCTCGGTGGTGATCTGGCTGGCCGTGGTGATCGCCCTGCTGGCCATCGCCGACGCGGGGCTGGGCCTGGCCGAGCGGTGGCAGTCCGCGCGCATCGGCGAGGGCATCATCCTCGACCTGCGGGTGGCCGTCTTCGAGCACGTGCAGAAGCTGCCGATCGCGTTTTTCACCCGGACCCGCACCGGCGCGCTGGTCAGCCGGCTCAACAACGACGTGATCGGCGCGCAGCGGACGTTCACCGCCACACTGTCCGGATTGGTCACGAACGTGATCCAGCTGGTGCTCTCGCTGGCGGTGATGGTGACGCTGTCCTGGCAGGTCACGGTGGTCGCGCTGGTGCTGCTGCCGGTGTTCGTGCTGCCCGCGCGCCGGCTCGGCCGCCGGATGGCCGGGCTGCAGCGCGAGTCCGCCCAGCTCAACGCCGGCATGACCACCCAGATGACCGAGCGCTTCTCCGCGCCCGGCGCGACGCTGGTCAAGCTGTTCGGCCACCCGAGCCAGGAGGTCGCGGACTTCGCCGGGCGGGCCGGGCGCGTGCGCGACATCGGCGTGCGCACGGCGATGCTCACCCGCTGGTTCATGACCAGCCTGACGCTCGTCTCCGCGTTGGCCCAGGCGCTCGTCTACGGCCTCGGCGGCTACCTCGCGCTGACCGGGCAGCTCGCGCCCGGCACCGTGGTCGCGCTGGCTCTGCTGCTGACCCGGCTCTACGCCCCGCTGACCGCGCTGGCGAACGTGCGCGTGGACGTGATGACCGCGATGGTCTCGTTCGAGCGCGTTTTCGAGGTGCTCGACCTGGACCCGATGATCAAGGAGCCGGCCGAGCCGAAGGCCCTGCCCGCCGGCACCGGTGCTGGTGTCTCCGTCGAGTTCGACGACGTGCGGTTCGGTTACCCCGCGGCGGACCGGTTCTCCCTCGCCTCGCTGGAGGATGTGGCCACTTTGGACAATCGCGGTGGCGAGGAAGTGCTGCACGGCATCAGCTTCCGTGCCGAGCCGGGCCAGATGGTCGCGCTGGTCGGCTCGTCCGGCGCCGGGAAGTCGACGATCGCGTCGCTGCTGCCGCGGCTCTACGACGTGGACGGCGGCGCGGTGCGGCTGTCCGGGACCGACGTGCGTGACCTCGATTTCGCCACCCTGCGCGAAACGGTCGGCGTGGTGACGCAGGACGGGCACCTGTTCCACGACACGATCCGCGCCAACTTGGCGTACGCCCAGCCGGGCGTGACTGACGACGAGATCTGGGCAGCGCTGGAGCAGGCGCGGCTCGGGGAGCTGGTGCACTCGCTGCCGGACGGCCTGGACACCACCGTCGGCGAGCGCGGCTACCGCCTTTCCGGCGGCGAACGGCAGCGGCTCACCATCGCGCGGCTGCTGCTGGCCCAGCCCAAGGTCGTGGTCCTGGACGAGGCGACTGCCCACCTCGACTCCGAGTCCGAGGCCGCGGTCGGCGAGGCGCTCACCGGCGCACTGGAAGGCCGGACCTCGCTGGTGATCGCGCACCGGCTGTCCACCGTCCGCGCCGCCGACCTGATCCTGGTGATCGAGCACGGCACGGTCGTCGAGCAGGGCACGCACGAGGAGCTGCTGGCGCGGGAAGGCCGTTACGCCGAACTGCACCACACCCAGTTCGACGAGGAGCCCGCGGTCGCTTAGCCGGTCCCGGAGCGCAGCGGATGACGTTTTCCCCGCACTCAGCGAGGGGAAAGCGTCATCCGCTGCAGCAAGTCGCGGGGGTCAGCGCAGGGCCGGGACCCGTGGCTCGTACTTGGCCAGCAGCGCCTTGTTCGCCTCGTCGCCACCCTCCACATTGGAACTGCGCCACAGCGGCACGTCCAGGCCCTCGGCCGTGCCGCGGTCGAAGACCTGGGCCAGGATGAGGTTCCACAGGAACGCGTTGACCACAGTGGACAGTGGCGCGGTGCGCGGTGCGCCGGCCGGGTGGCTGGCGTCGCCGGGGATGACCAGTGAGTCGAGGACCACGGTGCCCTCCTCGACCAGCGTAGTCGGCGACCGGCGCGGGGCCGCGGCCACGCATTCGCGCGAGGTCACCGCGATGACCGAGGCGCCGCGGCGGCGGGCGCCGGCGGCCAGCTCCACCGGGTACGGGTTCACGCCGGAGGTGGAGAACACCACCAGCACGTCGTCCGGGCCGGGCGCGCGCTCGGCGAGCACCTCTTCCGCCAGCCCGGTGCGGCGCTCGGTCTTGGTGCTGTGCTGCGCGCCGTGCAGCGGCAGCAGCTCCGGGTGGTACAGCGGGTACACGCAGGCGAGGCCGCCCGCGCGGTAGAACGTCTCGGCGACGGCGGCCAGCGAGTGCCCGGCGCCCGCGGTGAACACCAGCGCGTCGCTGCGGATCACCCCCAGCACCAGGTCCGCCGCCGCGGCCACCTGGCCGGCGTTGGCCGCCTCGGCGGCCGCGAGCTTGTCCGCCGTGCTCTTCCAGTTCTCCGTGGCGCTCACCACACCTGCCCTTCGTCGCGGGTCCGGTCGCCGAATCTAGCGCGTGACCACTCTTTGTGGTGGATCAGCGTGGTGGATTAGCGTGACCGCGGGGCAAGAAACGGATCCCGGTGACTGGGAGGCGGCAGGTGGACGAGGCGGAACCCGTCGTTTCGGTGCGGCGTGCGCGTGGCCGCACGCGCGCGGTCGTGTTGGTGCTGCACGGCGGGGCCGAGGTCGGCACCGCGGCCGTGCCCCCGTGGAAGCTGGCGTACCTGCGCATGGTGCCGCTGGCCCGCGCCCTGCACCGCGCGGGCGGCCCGTACGGCCTCGAGGTGCGGCTGCTGCGCAACCGGCGGTACGGCTGGAACGGTGCCGCCGAGGACCCGGTGCCGGACGCGCGCTGGGCGCTGGAGCGGATCCGCGCCGAGCACCCCGGCCTGCCGGTGGTGCTGGTCGGGCATTCGATGGGCGGGCGCGTCGCGCTGCGCGTAGCCGACGACCCGGCCGTGACGGGCGTCTGCGCGCTCGCGCCGTGGACCCCGGCCGGCGAGCCGGTGGACGCCGTCGCCGGGCGCTCGGTGCTCATCGTGCACGGCACCCGCGACCGGATGACTTCACCGCGTGACTCCCACGCCTTCGCCGAGCGGGCCCGCGAGGTCGCGGCGCGCGTCGCCCGGTTCGAGATCGGCGGCGAGGGGCACGCGATGCTCCGCCGTTCGCCGGTCTGGACCAGGTTGGTGTGTGCTTTCACACTGGACGTGATCGAGGCCGGGACAAAGGACGAAACTCTCATCAGGGCCTGGACCCGTCCCGCGGACGAGCGGTTGCGAATCCCCGTGTGAGACGAGTCGGGCGACCGGCACAAAGCGCACGCTTCGTGACCCGGGAATACCATTCACCATGGGCCGCACAGCCCGTCCGGAGGGAGTGTCTTGTCCACCTCAAGTGTCGACCGCGCGGCGGGACCGTCCCCGCAACCGATTCCGCAGCAGATCCCCGACGAATCCCGGTGGCCGGGCCTGGCCACCCCGCCGCATTCGCCCTTGCGCGCGCGGGCCGCGGAGGCGCTCTTCCGCCGCGCCGTCAAGTCGCTGGACCTGCGGGTGAGGTTCCCGGACGGGACCACGCTCGGCGCGGGCGGCCCGGAGTCGCCGGAGATGCGCATCCGCCGCCCCGCCGCGTTTTTCCACCGCCTCGGCGCGGACGCGAAGATCGGCTTCGGCGAGGCGTACATGGTGGGGGACTGGACCGCCGACGACCTGCCCGGCGTGCTGACCCCGTTCGCGGAGAAGCTGGCCACCATCATCCCGCCGTTCCTGCAGCGGTTCCGCCGGTTCGTCGAGCGCGTCCAGCCCGAGGCCGAGGAGAACACGATCGAGGGATCGCGGGAGAACATCCACCGGCACTACGACCTGTCCAACGACCTGTTCAGCACCTTCCTGGACGAGTCGATGATGTACTCCTCGGCGCTGTTCGGCCCCGGTGACAGCCTCACCCAGGCCCAGCACCGCAAGCTCGACAGCGTGCTCGACTACGCGGGCGTGCGCGAGGGCAGCACCGTGCTGGAGATCGGCACCGGCTGGGGCGAGCTGTCCATCCGCGCCGCGTCACGGGGCGCGAAGGTCACCTCGCTGACCATCTCGCAGGAGCAGAAGACGCTGGCCGACGCGCGCATCGCCGAGGCCGGCTACAGCGACCGCGTCGACGTGCGGCTGTGCGACTACCGCGAGGCCGACGGCGAGTACGACTCCGTGGTCAGCGTCGAGATGATCGAGGCCGTGGGCGCGTCCTACTGGCCGACCTTCTTCTCCACGATCGGCAAGCGGCTGCGCCCCGGCGGCCGGTTCGGCCTGCAGGCGATCACCATGGACCACGACCGGATGCTGGCCGCGGCGCGCTCGTACACCTGGATCCACAAGTACGTCTTCCCCGGCGGCATCATCCCCTCGGTCGAGGCGATCGAGCAGGGCATGGCCGAGAACACCCGGCTCAAGCTGGCCGGCATGCGGGAGTTCGGCCAGGACTACGCCCGCACGCTGAAGCTGTGGCGTGAGCGGTTCCTCGCGCGCTGGACCGACATCAAGGACTTCGGGTTCGACGACGTGTTCGGCCGGATGTGGGAGTTCTACCTGGCCTACTCCGAGGCCGGGTTCCGCTCCGGGCACCTCAAGGTGCACCAGTTCGGGTTCGCCGACCCTCGCTGAACAGGGCGTTCTCTCCCGGCACAACCGGCCCAGGGTGCCGCACGTCCTCATACTGAGGGCATGCGGTTCACTGGGCCGCGCCAGTTGCTGATCCGACCGGAGGTAGGCGGACACGGGCTGCAGCCGATCGGCGTGCAGAAACCCTATCCGCGTGGCTGTAGTCGGATCAGTAACTGAACAGTATTGCCGGATTCGGGGAACAGGGTGATGGACCGATGACGTACGGAGGCGACGACGGCAGGCGGCGGGAGCCGCCCCGGAGGCCCCAGCCACCGGGTAACCCGCGGCAGCACCAGCGGGCGCAGATGATGCCGTTGCCGGGTTCCGCCCCCAGCGCGTACGACCAGCGGACGCGGCCGATGGGCAACCGGGGCGAGGCGCCGCCGCCCGGTCCGCCGCCCCGGCAGGACCCGCCAGGCCCGCACGAGGGCGGCCCCGCCCCGCGGCCGCGCCGTCGCCGCCGGTGGAGCGTCGGCAAGATCCTGATGACGCTGGTGCTGATCTTCGTCCTGTTCATCGGCGGCATCTGGGCCTACCTGGAGTTCTCGATCACGCGGGTCGACGCGCTGGCCGACTACGACGGCCGGCCCGCCGCCGCGTCCGGCACCAACTGGCTGGTGGTCGGCTCCGACAGCCGCGCCGGGCTCTCGGCCGCGGAAGAGGAGAACTTGGCCACCGGTGACACCACCGACGCGAGCGGCCAGCGCACCGACACGATCATGGTCGCGCACATCCCGGACAACTCCACGAAGCCGACGCTGCTTTCGCTGCCGCGGGACTCCGAGGTGAAGATCCCCGGCCACGGCACCAGCAAGATCAACGCGGCGTACGCGCTCGGCGGCCCGGCGTTGCTTGCGAAGACCGTCGAAGGCGTCACCGGCCTGCGCATCGACCACTACGCGGAGATCGGCTTCGGCGGCTTCGCGACCATTGTGGACGCGATCGGCGGGGTCGACATGTGCGTCGACAAGGACATGAACGACACGATGACCGGCATCAACATCAAGGCCGGCTGCCAGACCCTGGACGGGCGCGACTCGCTCGGCTTCGTCCGGATGCGGCACAGCACCGCGACCCCGCGCTCGGACCTCGACCGGGTGGCGAACCAGCGCAAGTTCATCGGCGCGCTGGTCAGCCAGATCGCGAGCCCGGGCACGCTGCTCAACCCGTTCCACTTCTTCCCGCTGCTGTCCGCGGCGCCGGCCGCGCTGACCATGGACTCGGGCGACCACGTGCACAACCTGGCCGGGCTGGCGATCGCGATGCGCGGCATCTCCTCGGGCGGCGTGCTCACCGGCACGGTGCCGGTCACCGACGGCTCGGCCACGCATTGGGACAAGGCCAAGTCGACGCAGCTGTTCGACGCGCTGAAGAACGACACCCCGGTGCCGGACGGTGTCCTCGTCAGCTGAGGGACGCCCGAGCGGTCGCCTGCCGGAAAACGGCGGGCGTCGCGCGGGCGTCTCCTGTCACCATGGGGCGATGGACACCCCACGGGAAACCCTGACCGAAACCGGGATCACGCTGGCCCGCTGGCGCCCGGAGCAAGCCGGCGACCTCGTGGCGGCCGTGCAGGGATCCCTGGCGCACATCGGCGCCTGGCTGCCCTGGGCCACCGATGGCTACGGGCCGGCCGAGGGCGCCGAATTCCTGGCCGGCACGGTGGAGCACTGGGAGTCGGGGGAGTCGTACGAGTACGCCCTGCTCGCCCCGGACGGCGCCGTGATGGGCAGCTGCGGCCTGATGCGCTGCTCCGACGGCGGCGGCGTCGAGATCGGCTACTGGCTCGGGCTCCCGTACACCGGCCGCGGCCTGATGACGGCGGCCGCTTCGCTGCTGGTCGCCGAGGCGTTCCGCGCGGGCGCCGAGTTCGTCGAGATCAAGCACGACGAGCTGAACACCCGCAGCGGCGCCATTCCCGCCCGGCTGGGCTTCACCCTCGACCGCAAGGAGTCCGCCGCCGGCGAGGAGCTGGCCCCGGCCTGCTCCGGGACCGACCACGTGTGGCGGCTGGACCGTCCCTGAGCAGTGCCGGGAAGAGCAGTGCCGGTCAGGCCGCCTTGCGCTCGCGCAGGAGCTTCAGCGCGCGGTCCGCGTGGGCGGTGAAGTTCAGCTCGCTCTTGATCACGTCCAGTACCCGCCGGTCGGTGTCGATGACAAACGTCTGGCGCTTGGTGTGCAAGGGAATCAGCTTGCGCCACACGCCGAACTGCTTGGCCACGCCGCCGTCCACATCGGACAGCAGCGGGTAGTCGAAGCTGTTCGCCGCGGAGAACGCGCGCTGCTTTTCGACGGCGTCCGGGCTGATGCCCACGCGCTGGGCGCCCACTTCGGCGAACTCGGCCGCCAGATCGCGGAAGTGGCAGCTCTCCGCGGTGCAGCCGCTGGTCATCGCGGCCGGGTAGAAGAACAGCACCACCGGGCCGGACGCCAGGAAGCCCGACAGGGTGCGCTCCACCCCCTGGTCGTCGGCCAGGGTGAAATCGGGGGCGAGGTCGCCGGTCTCCATCAGGGTGGGTCCTTTCGGTCGGGGCCGCGGAAGAAGATCCTCTCAGGGACTTCGAAACCGCGGCCCGGCCGGATGGCTCAGCCCGCGTGCCGGCCGATCATCTCGTCCACTTCGTCCCCGGTGGCGGAGTCGGCCACGAACGAGCCGCGCCCGCCCAGCACACCCAGTTCACGCAGCCGCTGCGCGTGTTCCTTCGTGCGCACGCCCTCGGCGCCGATCCGCAGGTTCAGCTCCTTCGCCCGCGAGACGAGCTGGGCCAGGTGCCGCGTGTCGGTCTCGGTCGGGTCGTCGGCGAGCAGGTCGATCACCGCGCCGGCGAGGATCACGTGCCGCACCGGCAGCCGGTGGCGCGCGATCAGCTCCAGGTCGTCGGAGCCGGAGATGGTCAGCACCAGCTGGGCACCGAGGTCGGCGAGCACGGTGAACGAGTCGAGCACGTCGCCGCCGTCGTCGAACATCGACTGGCGGTCGGTGCACAGCCGCAGCGCCCGCGCGGGCAGCTCGTGCCGGTCGAGCTGCTCCTTGACCAGCAGCACCAGGTCCGGGTCGGCGGCGAGCCGCTGGGGCAGCCGGATGCACACGTCCGGCGCCGCGCCGCCGAACCGCTGCCGCCAGCGCGCGGTCGCGGCCAGCGACTCGGCGAGCAGCCACTTGCCCAGCGGGATCGTCATGCCGGTGATCTGCGCCAGCGGGTAGAACTCGTCGGAGTCCAGCTCGCCGCGGTCCGGGTGGTTCCAGCGCAGCCCGGCGTTCACCGCGGCGATCTTGTCCGGGTCGGCCAGCATCACGGTCGGCTGGTAGACGAGCGAGAACTCACCGTTCTCCAGCGCGCCGGCGATCACCGCGCCCAGCTGGTAACGGCCGCGGTCCCGGGCGTCGAGCTGCGGGTCGTACAGCATCCACTGCGCCTTGCCCGCCTCCTTGGCCCGGTGCAGCGCCAGCTCGGCCGCGCGCAGCAGCTCGACGTGGCTGCTGCCCTCGGTCACCGAGCGCACGACGATGCCGGCGCTCGCGCTGACCCCGATTCCGTGCCCGCCAAGGTAAATCGGCTCGTTCAGGTCTTCCAGCGCCTGGTCGACCAAGACGACTGCCTGTTGCTGGGTCAGCTCTTCGCCGCGCAGCAGGACTCCGAAGCCGTCGCCGGACAGCCGCGCGACGTACCCGTCGTGCTTGCCGGTGAAGGTCCGCGACAACTTGCTCGCGACCTCCTTCAGCACCTCGTCGCCGACTCCGGCGCCGAGGCCGTCGTTGATCACCTTGAAGCCGTCGATGTCGAGGTACACCAGGCCGAGCCGGCCGCGGTTGGGCGTGCCGAGCGCGGCCTCCAGCCGGGTGGTGAACGCCTGCCCGTTCGGCAGCCCGGTGAGCGGGTCGTGCAGGTTCTGGTGCAGCAGCCGCTCGCCGAGCAGGTGCAGGTCGTCGGTGTCGGCGGCCATCAGCACCGGGAAGCGCGCCTCGGGCCCGTCGCCGGGCAGCCAGGCGAGAGTGACGTTGGTGGTCAGCCGGCCGTCCTGGCTGTGCGCCAAGTGCACGCCGCGCTCGGTGACGCGGTCGGTGCCGGGCGCGCTCAGCCGTTCGAGCCCGCCGCGGATCCGGTCGGCGTCGTGGGTGGTGGCCGCCAGGTCGGACAGGTGCCGCCCGCGCAGCCGCTCCGGCGGCGAGCCGACCAGCTTCCCCAGCGCGGGGTTGGCCTCGACGATGTCGCCGGCGGTGTCGGCGAGGGCAATCGCAATCGGCGCGACGGTGAACAGGGTGGTGAACCGCAGCAGGGCACCCTCCTGCACCGGGTCCGCTGTCCGGATGACGTCCCGGGCGAACTCGAGCAGGAGCCGCTCCCGGTCCTGGAGGGGAAGCGTTACTCCTTTGGTGTCAGCCAGCATCGCCGCGTACCGGCGCGCGACCTCGGACACCCCTGGTTGGTCACCAGGCTCAGGCACACTCCACCCCTTCATGCGCGGACTAAAGCCAGCTCAGACGTGGTGCGAGGAATCATGGACCCACACTAGGTATGAGTTGGCCGTGAGTGATGCCACGGCATCACGCGCGATCCGGGGTGTCTACCGGCTGAACGAGTGATGGACACTGCACAAAAGGTGACGGCATGTCACCTTGAGTGCGCGAACGTGTCTCCCGATGCCGACAGGCCCCCGGCCCGCGCCCCTCAACGTCGAGCGGAAGCCGTCAACGATATTCGAGGCGCATCGGCAGTCCGTCGGCGGGCACCGGCAACGAGACGTAGTCCCAGCGCGCGGTATAGGCCGCCGGCACCGACCAGCGGTAGGTCCGCAGCATCTCGTGCATCAGCGCCTTGACCTCCAGTCCGCCGAACTGGAGGCCGATGCACTTGTGCGCGCCGCCGCCGAAGGGCATCCAGGCGAAGCGGTGCGATTTGTCCTCGCGGCGCGGCTCCGCGAACCGCTCGGGGTCGAAGGCGTGCGGGTTCGTCCAGTGCTCGGCGCTGAAGTGGTTCAACGTCGGCGAGACCCCGACCAACGTGTCCGCGGGGATGTAGTGACCGAGCACCTCGGTGTCCTTTGTGGTCTTCCGGGCCATCGAGGGCACCGGCGCCACCAGCCGCAGCGCCTCCTTCATGACGAGGTCGAGCGTCTCGAGCCCGTCCAGCGCCTCGATGTCGGGCAGGTCGTCGCCGAGCGCCAGCGACTCGGCCCGGGCGCGCTCCTGCCAGTCCGGGTGCTTGGCCAGGTAGTAGGCCATGGCGCTGCTGGTGATGGTCGTGGTGTCGTGCGCGGCCATCATCAGGAAGATCATGTGGTTCACGACGTCGACGTCGCTGAACCGGTCGCCGTCCTCGGTGGTGGCGTGGCAGAGCGCGGCGAAGA includes the following:
- a CDS encoding ABC-F family ATP-binding cassette domain-containing protein, whose product is MITATGLELRAGSRILLNGATVRIQPGDRIGLVGRNGAGKTTSLKVLAGEGEPHAGDVRRSGELGYLPQDPREGDLSVTAKDRVLSARGLDTLLRDMEKAQTAMSELVDERQRDKAINRYSRLEERFASLGGYAAESEAARICSNLGLADRVLAQTLSTLSGGQRRRVELARILFAAAEAGAGGKSETILLLDEPTNHLDADSITWLRGFLKQHDGGLVVISHDVELLGDVVNKVWFLDATRGELDLYNMSWQRYLDARATDEKRRRRERANAEKKASALQQQAAKLGAKATKAVAAKNMARRAEQMLSALDETRHADKVARIKFPEPAPCGRTPLMAEGLSKSYGSLEIFTGVDLAVDRGSKVVVLGLNGAGKTTLLRLLGGMETPDTGSLVPGHGMRLGYYAQEHETLDHEASVWENIRHLAPDTGAQELRNLLGSFLFTGEQLDQPAGTLSGGEKTRLALAGLVSSAANVLLLDEPTNNLDPASRAQVLDALRSFAGAVVLVTHDPGAVEALEPERVILLPDGTEDHWSADYLELVQLA
- a CDS encoding helix-turn-helix domain-containing protein, producing MADLKKGARITGNTRDKLAADLKKKYEKGSSIRALAESTGRSYGFVHRVLSESGVQLRGRGGATRVKKK
- a CDS encoding glycosyltransferase 87 family protein, coding for MAPGRAPEARAIRLLGWDLLFYFGCFVFAFASAFASEFYGYRIWGAFASAGYGLAAAHSAWLLVSARAGREPRGRLGSRWLAIASVGLLAMIIPLAVLVIRRLTGVDWLVTPGSWAAQPEVWVIERSARLLLQHGTPYVDVTALGRPPEVNDYTPYGPVMTVFGLPRALFGGNPVTNALTDARWYFALAVCLCVIASLRMLNWPRIPVFAAQLALACPLTALTWSVAGPDLAIVGLLVLACALAATGRAGWSGLVLALVISAKLIVAPAAAVLAVYCYYRGRGEKSLGRTKLLRFVTTLVTTTVVLHLPVYLAGPKAFLEHVIRFPLGMGVVHSPAASPLPGHLIAETGPVGNVVSLVLVGAAAVAMLVWLGRRPPATGSAVLVRIAVGLGALILLTPATRYGYLVYPLVLLGAALTFRAAEPGLRPPRSSPGTTTSS
- a CDS encoding ABC transporter ATP-binding protein, with translation MDNTWALMSSAMRSADTPRALTKGTVKRVARFARPHWVRLLVFLVLTVVSAVLAVTTPVLAGKVVDSIVGGHDLSVVIWLAVVIALLAIADAGLGLAERWQSARIGEGIILDLRVAVFEHVQKLPIAFFTRTRTGALVSRLNNDVIGAQRTFTATLSGLVTNVIQLVLSLAVMVTLSWQVTVVALVLLPVFVLPARRLGRRMAGLQRESAQLNAGMTTQMTERFSAPGATLVKLFGHPSQEVADFAGRAGRVRDIGVRTAMLTRWFMTSLTLVSALAQALVYGLGGYLALTGQLAPGTVVALALLLTRLYAPLTALANVRVDVMTAMVSFERVFEVLDLDPMIKEPAEPKALPAGTGAGVSVEFDDVRFGYPAADRFSLASLEDVATLDNRGGEEVLHGISFRAEPGQMVALVGSSGAGKSTIASLLPRLYDVDGGAVRLSGTDVRDLDFATLRETVGVVTQDGHLFHDTIRANLAYAQPGVTDDEIWAALEQARLGELVHSLPDGLDTTVGERGYRLSGGERQRLTIARLLLAQPKVVVLDEATAHLDSESEAAVGEALTGALEGRTSLVIAHRLSTVRAADLILVIEHGTVVEQGTHEELLAREGRYAELHHTQFDEEPAVA
- a CDS encoding SIS domain-containing protein; protein product: MVSATENWKSTADKLAAAEAANAGQVAAAADLVLGVIRSDALVFTAGAGHSLAAVAETFYRAGGLACVYPLYHPELLPLHGAQHSTKTERRTGLAEEVLAERAPGPDDVLVVFSTSGVNPYPVELAAGARRRGASVIAVTSRECVAAAPRRSPTTLVEEGTVVLDSLVIPGDASHPAGAPRTAPLSTVVNAFLWNLILAQVFDRGTAEGLDVPLWRSSNVEGGDEANKALLAKYEPRVPALR
- a CDS encoding alpha/beta hydrolase, with protein sequence MDEAEPVVSVRRARGRTRAVVLVLHGGAEVGTAAVPPWKLAYLRMVPLARALHRAGGPYGLEVRLLRNRRYGWNGAAEDPVPDARWALERIRAEHPGLPVVLVGHSMGGRVALRVADDPAVTGVCALAPWTPAGEPVDAVAGRSVLIVHGTRDRMTSPRDSHAFAERAREVAARVARFEIGGEGHAMLRRSPVWTRLVCAFTLDVIEAGTKDETLIRAWTRPADERLRIPV